One stretch of Theropithecus gelada isolate Dixy chromosome 12, Tgel_1.0, whole genome shotgun sequence DNA includes these proteins:
- the LOC112635779 gene encoding LOW QUALITY PROTEIN: uncharacterized protein LOC112635779 (The sequence of the model RefSeq protein was modified relative to this genomic sequence to represent the inferred CDS: inserted 1 base in 1 codon; deleted 1 base in 1 codon; substituted 3 bases at 3 genomic stop codons) yields the protein MKWARMITEAEGSNALSSASWKGRRACAAALARAWRPKNQTHRRQHSSSLTAGGGQCSSSSGQAEGRLSLHLCVLLRSSVGWMRPTHIARASASLNSPLHLLLLGAVRLQRRCALESSFPAGCAGARMSALVQPCTPEEQALTLASINKVXWPPHXAKTFTLAFTRHKXXFEFYSLLKLDSLVMFKPLNFPLELSSGNHATII from the exons ATGAAATGGGCTCGCATGATTACGGAGGCTGAG GGGTCCAACGCCCTGTCGTCTGCAAGCTGGAAAGGCAGGAGAGCCTGTGCTGCCGCCCTAGCCAGAGCCTGGAGGCCCAAGAACCAGACACACCGACGACAGCACAGTTCCAGCCTGACAGCAGGAGGTGGTCAGTGTTCCAGCTCCAGCGGGCAGGCAGAGGGAAGGCTCTCTCTCCACCTTTGTGTTCTACTCAGGTCTTCAGTGggttggatgaggcccacccacattgcGAGGGCGTCTGCTTCACTGAACTCACCATTGCACCTGCTTCTCTTGGGTGCTGTCCGATTGCAGAGACGCTGTGCCCTTGAGAGCTCCTTCCCCGCCGGGTGCGCTGGTGCTAGGATGTCTGCCCTGGTCCAGCCCTGCACCCCTGAGGAGCAGGCTCTTACTCTGGCTTCCATCAACAAGG GTTGGCCCCCGCACTAAGCTAAGACTTTCACCTTGGCATTCACTAGGCATAAGTAATAATTTGAGTTCt ATTCTTTGCTGAAGTTGGACAGTTTGGTCATGTTCAAGCCTCTGAATTTTCCCTTAGAATTGTCTTCTGGAAATCATGCCACAATAATTTAA